The proteins below come from a single Eucalyptus grandis isolate ANBG69807.140 chromosome 3, ASM1654582v1, whole genome shotgun sequence genomic window:
- the LOC104437451 gene encoding protein GLUTAMINE DUMPER 5, protein MAAARGHFNLTARTVPESHQQSSWHSPVPYLFGGLAAMLGLVAFALLILACSYWRLSGHFDTRRNDTDSSENQQDLEAGAEKEAEDREDQKKEKVFEEKIVVIVAGRENTMFLATPILSPASSNCSTSSSSNCSTRLSCFEESECGSVGDKREKLAAGEAEMASKHGESDRVDHSGDLENQDGSGQSP, encoded by the coding sequence ATGGCAGCGGCGAGAGGCCACTTCAACTTAACAGCAAGAACGGTCCCCGAATCCCACCAGCAATCATCGTGGCACTCCCCCGTGCCATACCTCTTCGGCGGGCTCGCTGCAATGCTCGGCCTGGTCGCCTTCGCGCTCCTGATTCTCGCCTGCTCTTACTGGAGGTTGTCCGGCCATTTCGACACAAGGAGGAACGACACCGACTCCTCAGAGAACCAGCAGGACCTCGAGGCCGGTGCGGAGAAGGAGGCCGAGGATCGCGAGGaccagaagaaagagaaggtttTCGAGGAGAAGATAGTGGTGATCGTGGCCGGTCGAGAAAACACCATGTTCTTGGCCACGCCCATCTTGTCCCCTGCTAGCAGTAACTGCAGCACTAGCAGCAGCAGTAACTGTAGTACGAGGCTGTCTTGTTTTGAGGAGAGTGAGTGCGGTAGTGTTGGTgataagagagagaagttgGCGGCTGGAGAGGCGGAGATGGCCAGCAAGCATGGTGAGTCTGATCGGGTGGATCACAGTGGGGACTTGGAGAACCAGGATGGCTCTGGTCAGAGCCCTTAA